In Streptomyces sp. 71268, the DNA window CGGTCAGCTTGCCCACGCCGACGACGCGGGCCGCGGCCTTGCGCGGGGTCAGCGAGTCGTCGGGGGGTATGCCGTAGTCCCAGCCGGTGTCCAGCAACTCCTGCCAGGCGGCCACCGTGCGCGCGGTGGCGGCCTCGGGGGTGCGTCCGGCCGACTCACCCAGCCGTCGCGACCGTATCCGCACCCGCCAGAGCAGCGGCAGCAGCGGGATGGTCACGGCGGCCAGGGCGCCCGCGCTGATCAGCGTGGTCCTGACCCAGGGGAAGCCGCTGTCCTTGTCGTCCTCGTCCCGTTCCTTGGGGGCGGGCCCGCCGCACTCGCCGAGCCGCTTCATGTCGACCGTGCAGCTCTCCGACGGCGAGGGACGGGTGGACGGCTCGGTCGAACGGGTCGGCCGCGGCAGCGGCTGGACCGAGCCGTCGTCGGAGGGGGTCTCCTCGATGGTGTAGTCGGGCTGCGTACCCCGGCTCGGCGTGGGCTCGAAGCGCGTCCAGCCGACGCCCTCGAAGTACAGCTCGGGCCAGGCGTGCGCGTCCCGCAGGCCCACCGACATGGAGCCGTCGGTCTGCGCGGTGCCCGGGGTGAAGCCGACCGCGACGCGCGCGGGGATGTTCAGCGTCCTGGCCATGGCCGCCATGGAGAAGGAGAAGTGGACGCAGAAGCCCTCCTTGTCCCGGAGGAAGCGGGCGATGGCCTCGCTGCCGCTGCCGGTCTCCACCTGGGTGTCGTAGCGGAAGCCGCCCTCGAGGGAGAACCAGTCCTGGAGCTTGACGGCCTGTTCGTAGGCGTTGCTCGCGCCCCGGGTCACCCTGTCCGCCGTCCGGGCCACGACCGACGGCAGCGAGTCGGGTATCTGGGTGTACTCGCGGAGCAGCTCCGGAGGTGGCGGTGGGGCCTGGGAGAGCTGGGCGGCGGTGGGGTCCACGGCCAGGCTGGAGACCGCGTACTGGACGCCGCGCGTGGTCTGTCCCCGGTCGCCGACGATGGTGCGGCCCTCCGGTTCGAAGCGCCAGCGCCCGTCCATGCGCACCTCGGACGCGGGGTAGGGCATCGGGAGCCAGTTCTGCGCGTACCAGTCGGCTGCCTGGAACTGGGTCTCGACCGGGTTCGTGCGGATGTCGGGCCCCAGCCCCGCGGGGGAGGGGAGGATGTCGGGGACGTCCTCCACCGGTCGCTTCGACGGCTTCCACGAGGAGCCGTCGAAGTTGTCGAGCGCCACGATGCGCAGGTACATGTCCCGGGTCTCGGGGCTGGAGGTGCGGTAGCGCAACACCTCCTTGTCCTCCGGCTGGTTCAGGCTCTCGCGCAGTGACACCGCCGGGTCGACGCCCAGGACCGTGCCGCCGGTGCCGTCGCCCCGCCCGCGGTCGCCGGCCCGCTGGTCGAGCAGCCCGCCGTCCAGTGACGGGAGCACGGCCGGCACGGCCAGCGCGATGCCGAGCGCGAGGACGCCGATCCTGCGCCCCGTGCGCACCGGCGACAGGGAGGTGCTGCCCACGTCCAGGCCCGATGACGCCCGGCCCTGGCCGCGCGGGCCCGTACCGCCGGTGAAGACGCGACCCCACTGCGACAGCCGGTCGCGGCCCTCGGCCAGCAGGAGCACGAGGTAGCCGGCGCCGGCCGCCAGGAACCACAGCCAGTCGAAGCCGCCGTCGGACAGGCCGGCCGCGATGGAGAACAGGGCGAGCAAAGGCAGCCCGGCGGGGGCGGCGCTGCGGAACGTCACCGCGAGCGCGTCCACCACCAGGCCGATCACGAGCACGCCGCCGACGAGGAGCAGCTCGATGCCGGTGGTGCTGGGCGCCGGTATGGCGTACCGCTCGACGTCGTCGACGCCCGTGCTGAGCAGCCGACCCAGTTCGCGGAAGGCGGCGGGGGCTGGCAGCACGCCCGCGATCGCCTGGTCCCGCGCGAAGGCCAGGGTCAGCAGAAGCAGCCCGGCCAGGGCCTGGGTCGCGACGGTCAGCGGGCGGGCCAGCGGAACCCGGCGGGCCAGCACCCCGATCACGGCCTGGACACCGAGCAGCACCATCGCCTGCAGGAGCCAGCCGGAGCCGTCCACGAGCGGCAACAGGGCGCAGCTCGCCGCCAGCGTGGCCAGCGTCGCACACAGCGCCAGCCGGGCGCTTCCACTCATGCCCAGCCTCCGTCCGCCGCACCGGGCGCCGTGACGCCGCCGTGCCGCGCTCGATACTGATCGGCCTGCCGCCACAGCTCGGGCAGCGGCGTGCCGGGAGCGACCGGCAGCGCCGCCCAGCCGGCGTCCCGCAACAGGCGCAGCCGCTCGTCGAGCTGGCGCGGCCGCGTCCACGCCCCGCCGCGCGCCCAGGCGGCGCCGTCGAGGACGAACGCCACGGCCACGCCGCTGCGCTGCCGCATCCTGGCGACGAGCATCGCCTGCTCCTCGTCCAGCTCGCCGAGGAACGCGACGAGCAGGCCCTCGTCACCGCCGCGCAGCACGTCGTGGGCGCGGGAGAACCCGGCGCCGTCCGAGTGCCGCACGACCGAGAGCGTGTCCAGCACCAGCCCGGCGGCGTCCGCCGAATCGTGCGAGCTGGCGTGCCCGCCGGCGCCGTCGTGGCCGGGCACCGAACTGCCGGTGTCGGTGAGCAGCCGCACCGAGTAGCCGCGCTCCAGCAGGTGCACCGCGGCCGACGCCGCGCCGGAGACGGCCCACTCGAAGGGGGAGTCGGGGCCCGCTCCCTGGTGTGCCACCCGGCGGGTGTCGAGCAGCACCGTGCAGCGGGCGCGCTGGGGTTGCTCCTCGCGGCGCACCATCAACTCGCCGTAGCGCGCGGTGGAGCGCCAGTGCACCCGGCGCAGGTCGTCACCGTGCCGGTAGCCGCGCGGAATCACGTCGTCCTCGCCGGCCAGCGCCAGCGAGCGGTGCCTGCCGTCCCCGTACCCCGCGGCCTCGCCCGACAGTCGCACGGGGGGAAGGGGCTCGGCCCGCGGCACCACCGTGAGCGTGTCGTAGCCACTGAAGGCACGGGTCAGCTCGCACATCCCGAACGGGTCGGTCAGCCGCAGTTGCAGGGGCCCCAGCGGATAGCGCCCGCGCAGGTCGGAGCGGACCCGGTAGGAGACCTCGCGCCGACCGCCCGTCTCGACGCGGTCGAGGACGAAGCGGGGCCTGGGCCCCAGCACGTACGGCACCCGGTCCTGGAGCATCAACACGCCCGTGGGCAGCCGGGACACGTTGTCGATCCGCAACTGCACCCTGGCCTCCGAGCCCGCCGGCACCCGGCCCGGGTCCAGCCGCCGGCTGCCGGCCACCCGGTACCTGGTGCGGTAGACCACGGCCACGCAGACCAGCGGCAGCGCGATCAGCAGCAGCCCGACGCGCAACAGGTCCGCCTGGCCGAGCACGAAGCTGCACAACGCCGCGGCCACACCGGCGGCGAGGAAGGACCTGCCGCGCGTCGTCAACCCGGCGAGCGCCGCGTGCACACCCCCAAGCCCGGGGTCCCGATCCACCGACGTCCCCCCGGCGGACATCACGCCCTCCGGGCGCCCGGAGGCTGCTGACCGTACGGCGAGGGCACCGGCGTACGGTGCAGGATCTCGGCTATGACCTGCTCCGAGGTACGGCGGCCCAGCTGGGCCTGGGCCGTGGGCAGCAGGCGGTGCGCCAGCACGGGGACGGCCAGGGCCTGCACGTCGTCCGGGAGCACGTACTCCCGGCCGGCGAGCGCCGCGGCCGCCTTCGCGGCGCGCACCAGGTGCAGCGTGGCCCGAGGTGACGCGCCGAGCCGCAGCTCCGGGTGGTGTCGCGTGGCGCCGACGAGCTCCACGGCGTAACGCCGCACGGGCTCGGCCACGTGCACCGTGCGCACCGCGTCGACCAGCTTGACGATGTCGTGCGCGTGCGCCACCGGCCGCATGTCGTCCAGCGGGGAGACGCCGCCGTGCACGTCGAGCATCTGGAGCTCCGCCTCGGGGTGCGGGTAGCCGATCGACACCCGGGCCATGAAGCGGTCCCGCTGCGCCTCCGGCAGGGGGTACGTGCCCTCCATCTCGACCGGGTTCTGGGTGGCGATGACCATGAAGGGGCTCGGCAGTTCGTACGTCTCGCCGTCCATGGTGACCTGCCGCTCCTCCATCGATTCGAGGAGGGCCGACTGCGTCTTGGGGGAGGCGCGGTTGATCTCGTCGCCGATGACGATCTGCGCGAAGATCGCGCCCGGCTTGAACTCGAACTCCTTGCGCTGCTGGTCGTAGATGCTCACCCCGGTGATGTCCGACGGGAGCAGGTCGGGGGTGAACTGGATGCGCCGCACCGAGCAGTCGATGGAGCGCGCGAGCGCCTTGGCGAGCATCGTCTTGCCCACGCCCGGCACGTCTTCGATCAGCAGGTGCCCCTCGGCGAGCAGCACGGTCAGCGAAAGGCGTACGACCTCGGGCTTGCCCTCGATCACTTCCTCCACCGACCTGCGGACTCGATCCGCTGTGGCGGTCAGATCGGTGAGGCTCGTTCG includes these proteins:
- a CDS encoding DUF3488 and transglutaminase-like domain-containing protein, which codes for MSGSARLALCATLATLAASCALLPLVDGSGWLLQAMVLLGVQAVIGVLARRVPLARPLTVATQALAGLLLLTLAFARDQAIAGVLPAPAAFRELGRLLSTGVDDVERYAIPAPSTTGIELLLVGGVLVIGLVVDALAVTFRSAAPAGLPLLALFSIAAGLSDGGFDWLWFLAAGAGYLVLLLAEGRDRLSQWGRVFTGGTGPRGQGRASSGLDVGSTSLSPVRTGRRIGVLALGIALAVPAVLPSLDGGLLDQRAGDRGRGDGTGGTVLGVDPAVSLRESLNQPEDKEVLRYRTSSPETRDMYLRIVALDNFDGSSWKPSKRPVEDVPDILPSPAGLGPDIRTNPVETQFQAADWYAQNWLPMPYPASEVRMDGRWRFEPEGRTIVGDRGQTTRGVQYAVSSLAVDPTAAQLSQAPPPPPELLREYTQIPDSLPSVVARTADRVTRGASNAYEQAVKLQDWFSLEGGFRYDTQVETGSGSEAIARFLRDKEGFCVHFSFSMAAMARTLNIPARVAVGFTPGTAQTDGSMSVGLRDAHAWPELYFEGVGWTRFEPTPSRGTQPDYTIEETPSDDGSVQPLPRPTRSTEPSTRPSPSESCTVDMKRLGECGGPAPKERDEDDKDSGFPWVRTTLISAGALAAVTIPLLPLLWRVRIRSRRLGESAGRTPEAATARTVAAWQELLDTGWDYGIPPDDSLTPRKAAARVVGVGKLTGPPAEAAHRVAAAVEETWYAPRPRPAAGLAEDVRLVAAGLREAATKPARLRALLLPRSASRITEQAARRWAELLDRWRASAWQRRLANLRFPSRQRG
- a CDS encoding DUF58 domain-containing protein — protein: MSAGGTSVDRDPGLGGVHAALAGLTTRGRSFLAAGVAAALCSFVLGQADLLRVGLLLIALPLVCVAVVYRTRYRVAGSRRLDPGRVPAGSEARVQLRIDNVSRLPTGVLMLQDRVPYVLGPRPRFVLDRVETGGRREVSYRVRSDLRGRYPLGPLQLRLTDPFGMCELTRAFSGYDTLTVVPRAEPLPPVRLSGEAAGYGDGRHRSLALAGEDDVIPRGYRHGDDLRRVHWRSTARYGELMVRREEQPQRARCTVLLDTRRVAHQGAGPDSPFEWAVSGAASAAVHLLERGYSVRLLTDTGSSVPGHDGAGGHASSHDSADAAGLVLDTLSVVRHSDGAGFSRAHDVLRGGDEGLLVAFLGELDEEQAMLVARMRQRSGVAVAFVLDGAAWARGGAWTRPRQLDERLRLLRDAGWAALPVAPGTPLPELWRQADQYRARHGGVTAPGAADGGWA
- a CDS encoding MoxR family ATPase; translation: MTTYEDRTSLTDLTATADRVRRSVEEVIEGKPEVVRLSLTVLLAEGHLLIEDVPGVGKTMLAKALARSIDCSVRRIQFTPDLLPSDITGVSIYDQQRKEFEFKPGAIFAQIVIGDEINRASPKTQSALLESMEERQVTMDGETYELPSPFMVIATQNPVEMEGTYPLPEAQRDRFMARVSIGYPHPEAELQMLDVHGGVSPLDDMRPVAHAHDIVKLVDAVRTVHVAEPVRRYAVELVGATRHHPELRLGASPRATLHLVRAAKAAAALAGREYVLPDDVQALAVPVLAHRLLPTAQAQLGRRTSEQVIAEILHRTPVPSPYGQQPPGARRA